Below is a genomic region from Oligoflexia bacterium.
GTCTTATACCCCTTACAAGGTACAGCCCAAGGGGTCATTGGATGATTACCTTTTCCACGTCCCTCACCACCACCCATTGGATGGTCAACTGGATTCATCGCAGTAGCGCGCACTGTGGGTCTAATTCCCAACCAACGCTGACGACCTGCTTTTCCGATTGTGATGTTTTCATGATCAATATTTCCAACTTGTCCGATCGTTGCATAGCAATTGATAAGAACAAATCGAGTTTCACCGCTAGGCAAACGAACTTGACTGTATTCGCCTTCTTTTGAAACTAGCTGAGCCATTGCCCCCGCACCTTTTGCAATTTGGCCACCTTTTCCTGGACGCAATTCAATATTGTGAATTGTTGTTCCAACAGGAATTGCAGACAAAGGAAGTGCATTACCAGGTTTAATATCAGCTTTGGGACTTGCCATAATAATTTGGCCAACTTCTAAGCCTACCGGGCATAATATGTATGCTTTTTCACCATCTGTGTATTGGATCAATGCAATACGTGATGTGCGATTAGGATCGTATTCAATAGCTATAACTTTAGCTGGAATATCACGCTTCGCTCGCTTGAAATCTACAAGTCGATAACGACGCTTATGACCGCCACCGATGTGACGAGTTGTAATTTGTCCGAAGTTATTACGAGCTCCAGTTCTACGCAAAGGAGCAATCAATGCTTTTTCTGGATAATCTTTTGTGATCTCAGCAAAGTCAGAGGTTGTAACAAATCGACGGCTTGGCGATGTAGGTCTATATGTACGGATACCCATTTTTAGGCTCCCTCAAAAATTTTAATTTTTTGGCCGTCAGCGAGACGAACTAAGGCCTTCTTATAATGATCCACTTTGCTTACAAAACGTCCCATACGATGTTGACGTCCACGACTATTCATTGTGCGAACTTCAACTACTTTTACTTTGAAAGCAACCTCAACAGCTCTAGCAATGTCATTCTTATCTGCAGTGTGAGCTACTTCAAATGCATAAACATTACGCTGTAAATGCATCGTATTTTTTTCTGTTATCAACGGCTTTTTAATTATAGCCAATGTATTAGTCGGCATTTTTCTCACCTAATCTTTCAGCTAATTGGGAGAGGGCTGCTTTTGAAATCACACAACCATCATATTTCAATAGGTCAAAAACATTAAGACCTTGCGACGCTACAAACTTATAAGATGTCAAATTACGAGCTGCACGTTTCAATTTTAAATTTGCAGCATCATCAACTATCAAACTTTTAACTGTTCCAAATTTCTTTAATGTAGAAATAAGATTTTTTGATTTACCATCACTACCCAATTCATCAACAACCCACAAACGACCTTCAGAATTCAAATAGCTTAAAGCTATGCGAAGACCAGCGCTCTTCACTTTACGAGGCAAAGTGTAAGAGTAATCACGTGGTTGTGGACCAAATGCTGTACCGCCTCCAGGCATGAGAGGTGAGCGACTCGAACCTTGTCGTGCATTACCAGTACCTTTTTGTTTAAAGGGTTTTTTACCACCACCCCTTACAAGACCTTTTGTCTTTGTAGCAACTGTACCAGCACGACGACAAGCAAGTTGCCAACGCACAACTGTTTGAAGTAGGTCAGGGCGAATTTCTGCTTTCAGCAAATTCTCCGGAACCTCTAATTCTCCAACTTTTTTCTTATTTAAATCTAAAACGGGTACACTTAGCATTTC
It encodes:
- the rplB gene encoding 50S ribosomal protein L2 produces the protein MGIRTYRPTSPSRRFVTTSDFAEITKDYPEKALIAPLRRTGARNNFGQITTRHIGGGHKRRYRLVDFKRAKRDIPAKVIAIEYDPNRTSRIALIQYTDGEKAYILCPVGLEVGQIIMASPKADIKPGNALPLSAIPVGTTIHNIELRPGKGGQIAKGAGAMAQLVSKEGEYSQVRLPSGETRFVLINCYATIGQVGNIDHENITIGKAGRQRWLGIRPTVRATAMNPVDHPMGGGEGRGKGNHPMTPWAVPCKGYKTRHNKRTERFIVKRRK
- the rplW gene encoding 50S ribosomal protein L23 yields the protein MPTNTLAIIKKPLITEKNTMHLQRNVYAFEVAHTADKNDIARAVEVAFKVKVVEVRTMNSRGRQHRMGRFVSKVDHYKKALVRLADGQKIKIFEGA
- the rplD gene encoding 50S ribosomal protein L4, which translates into the protein MLSVPVLDLNKKKVGELEVPENLLKAEIRPDLLQTVVRWQLACRRAGTVATKTKGLVRGGGKKPFKQKGTGNARQGSSRSPLMPGGGTAFGPQPRDYSYTLPRKVKSAGLRIALSYLNSEGRLWVVDELGSDGKSKNLISTLKKFGTVKSLIVDDAANLKLKRAARNLTSYKFVASQGLNVFDLLKYDGCVISKAALSQLAERLGEKNAD